A stretch of Corallococcus exiguus DNA encodes these proteins:
- the bshC gene encoding bacillithiol biosynthesis cysteine-adding enzyme BshC: MTSSFSTAWLRGDASALSFLSDDYRHREARARAVAAAASRTVSPALLDVLAAQNARLAPSPARERNLALLARPGTVAVVTGQQMGLFLGPLYTLYKAASAIVTARALQEETGRPCVPVFWLQTEDHDLPEIDHCVIPRPGKGPCRLALELPDAATSRAPIAHRHLGPSVLPALATLRAELGAEPHAEEFLSLLEQAYRPEATLAGAFTDVLSSLFADEGLVFLDPRDARLAPLAAPVHRFALQEAGTLSAVLAARAEALTRAGYAVQVHVRPGSPLSFFSPDALDGPRYRLDPAEAGAWSLVGHPEGSAIPQDALHAALEREPLRFTTSALLRPFLQDTWLPTAAYVGGPGELAYFAQLAPLYAHAGQPMPLAIPRARFRVLDDRARRWLGKVGLQPDEVNVPRDTLLTRLATRNAPEPVETPEALEARLFGAFSSELERVAGQVSAVDASLQDALRRTQGTVRVAVSRLTGRYRRALARRDATAAGQVDRLRTFLFPEDAPQERVLGLPYFACRIGMRAFTKQVLDACVPFSGDSKDLTP, from the coding sequence GTGACGTCCTCCTTCTCGACCGCGTGGCTTCGCGGAGATGCGTCCGCGCTCTCCTTCCTTTCGGATGACTATCGGCACCGTGAAGCGCGCGCCCGGGCCGTGGCCGCCGCCGCGTCGCGCACGGTGTCGCCCGCGCTGCTGGACGTCCTCGCCGCGCAGAACGCGCGCCTCGCGCCGAGTCCCGCCCGGGAGCGAAACCTCGCGCTGCTCGCGCGGCCCGGCACCGTGGCGGTGGTGACGGGACAGCAGATGGGCCTCTTCCTGGGCCCGCTGTACACGCTCTACAAAGCCGCGTCCGCCATCGTCACGGCGCGCGCGCTCCAGGAAGAAACCGGCCGGCCCTGCGTTCCCGTCTTCTGGCTCCAGACGGAGGACCACGACCTTCCGGAGATCGACCACTGTGTCATCCCACGCCCGGGCAAAGGGCCCTGTCGCCTGGCGCTCGAGCTTCCAGATGCGGCAACGTCTCGAGCGCCCATCGCCCACCGCCACCTGGGCCCGAGCGTCCTCCCTGCCCTGGCCACCCTCCGCGCCGAGCTGGGAGCAGAGCCCCACGCGGAGGAGTTCCTCTCCCTGCTGGAGCAGGCCTACCGTCCCGAAGCCACGCTCGCGGGTGCCTTCACCGACGTGCTGTCGTCCCTCTTCGCCGACGAGGGCCTGGTCTTCCTCGACCCGAGAGACGCACGGCTGGCGCCACTGGCCGCGCCCGTGCATCGCTTCGCCCTCCAGGAAGCGGGAACACTCTCCGCGGTGCTCGCGGCCCGTGCGGAGGCGCTCACCCGCGCGGGCTACGCGGTGCAGGTCCATGTCCGCCCCGGCTCGCCGCTCAGCTTCTTCTCACCGGATGCGCTCGATGGCCCGCGCTACCGGCTGGATCCGGCGGAAGCAGGCGCCTGGAGTCTGGTGGGCCACCCGGAAGGCAGCGCCATCCCCCAGGACGCGCTGCACGCCGCCCTGGAGCGTGAACCGCTGCGCTTCACCACGTCCGCGCTGCTGCGCCCCTTCCTCCAGGACACCTGGCTCCCCACGGCGGCGTATGTCGGCGGCCCGGGCGAGCTGGCCTACTTCGCGCAACTGGCGCCGCTCTACGCCCACGCGGGCCAGCCGATGCCGCTCGCCATTCCCCGGGCCCGCTTCCGCGTGCTCGATGACCGCGCGCGCCGGTGGCTGGGCAAGGTGGGGCTCCAGCCGGATGAGGTGAACGTGCCGCGCGACACGCTGCTCACGCGGCTGGCCACGCGGAATGCCCCGGAGCCGGTGGAGACGCCCGAGGCCCTGGAGGCCCGCCTCTTCGGCGCATTCTCCTCCGAGTTGGAGCGCGTCGCCGGACAGGTGTCGGCGGTGGACGCGAGCCTCCAGGATGCGCTGCGCCGCACCCAGGGCACGGTGCGGGTCGCGGTGTCCCGCCTGACGGGCCGCTACCGCCGCGCGCTCGCCCGGCGCGATGCCACGGCGGCCGGACAGGTGGACCGCCTGCGCACGTTCCTCTTCCCGGAGGACGCGCCCCAGGAGCGTGTCCTGGGGTTGCCCTACTTCGCCTGCCGCATCGGGATGCGTGCCTTCACGAAGCAGGTGCTCGACGCGTGTGTCCCCTTCTCCGGTGACTCGAAGGACCTGACGCCATGA
- the bshB1 gene encoding bacillithiol biosynthesis deacetylase BshB1, producing the protein MSATNTAYDIDVLAFGPHPDDVELFCGGLMASMAARGYRTGIVDLTRGEKSSRGTPQSRAEETEAATRALGLAHRENLELPDGWLNPWAGFDTPEPERARTAAVVRVVEALRRLRPELVVVPWEQERHPDHEAASALVTRALFFAGVRKFDAQSAAEPFTPRQVLYYPLRHLAEPGVIIDVSAVYERKLAAVHCYASQVMPRPDAPPTLVGSPLSLSSLEARDRFHGAQIGVTHGEPYILREALGLADPLDHFRRNSFARPLFFPARP; encoded by the coding sequence ATGAGCGCGACCAACACCGCCTACGACATCGACGTCCTCGCGTTTGGCCCACACCCGGATGACGTGGAGCTGTTCTGCGGCGGGCTGATGGCGAGCATGGCCGCCCGCGGCTACCGCACCGGCATCGTCGACCTGACGCGCGGCGAGAAGAGCTCGCGCGGCACGCCACAATCCCGCGCGGAGGAGACAGAAGCCGCCACCCGCGCGCTGGGGCTGGCCCACCGGGAGAACCTGGAGCTTCCAGACGGCTGGCTCAATCCATGGGCGGGCTTCGACACGCCCGAGCCCGAGCGCGCCCGCACCGCCGCCGTGGTCCGCGTGGTGGAGGCGCTGCGCCGCCTGCGTCCGGAGCTGGTCGTCGTGCCCTGGGAGCAGGAGCGACACCCGGACCACGAGGCGGCCAGCGCGCTGGTGACGCGCGCCCTCTTCTTCGCGGGCGTGCGCAAGTTCGACGCGCAGTCCGCCGCGGAGCCCTTCACGCCGCGGCAGGTCCTCTACTATCCGCTGCGGCACCTGGCCGAGCCTGGCGTCATCATCGACGTCTCCGCCGTCTACGAGCGCAAGCTCGCGGCGGTGCACTGCTACGCCAGCCAGGTGATGCCCCGCCCGGACGCGCCGCCCACGCTGGTGGGCTCACCGCTGTCGCTGTCCTCGCTGGAAGCCCGGGACCGCTTCCACGGCGCGCAGATTGGCGTCACCCACGGCGAGCCCTACATCCTCCGCGAGGCGCTGGGACTGGCCGACCCGCTCGACCACTTCCGCAGGAATAGCTTCGCCCGGCCCCTGTTCTTCCCAGCACGCCCATGA
- the bshA gene encoding N-acetyl-alpha-D-glucosaminyl L-malate synthase BshA: MNAPLNVAITCFPTFGGSGMVATEIGLAMADRGHRVHFIARDLPVRLHGANRKVVFHEVTESDYPALQQSSTYPIALASKMIEVASYERLDILHVHYAVPHATAAWMAREVLGPRAPRVVTTLHGTDTTLVGIDPSYLPITRFSIMRSDAVTVPSAYLRRATWRGFDIPENVPIDVIANFADTARFAPVRDRACLRALFPALQDHEPVLIHVSNFRPVKRIVDVVSIFTEVHRRRPCRLVMVGDGPERSPAERMLREMGLEARVAFLGKQDRFEELLAASDVFLLPSEQESFGLAALEALSCGIPVVASDLGGIPELVTHGETGFLAPLGDVPAMARHVLTLVEDVERWRGFSHRARARVLEHFQMAPAIDRYEALYRRLLTEPLGR; encoded by the coding sequence ATGAACGCCCCGCTCAACGTGGCCATCACCTGCTTTCCGACGTTCGGTGGCAGCGGCATGGTCGCCACGGAGATTGGCCTCGCGATGGCGGACCGGGGCCACCGCGTCCACTTCATCGCCCGGGACCTGCCGGTCCGGCTCCATGGGGCGAACCGGAAGGTCGTCTTCCACGAGGTGACGGAGAGCGACTACCCGGCGCTCCAGCAGTCCAGCACCTATCCCATCGCGCTGGCCTCCAAGATGATCGAGGTCGCCAGCTACGAGCGCCTGGACATCCTGCACGTCCACTACGCGGTGCCGCACGCCACCGCCGCGTGGATGGCGCGCGAGGTGCTGGGCCCCAGGGCGCCGCGCGTCGTCACCACGCTGCACGGGACGGACACCACGCTGGTGGGAATCGACCCCAGCTACCTGCCGATTACGCGCTTCTCCATCATGCGCAGCGACGCGGTGACGGTGCCGTCGGCCTACCTGCGCCGCGCGACGTGGCGGGGCTTCGACATCCCCGAGAACGTCCCCATCGACGTCATCGCCAACTTCGCGGACACCGCGCGCTTCGCCCCGGTACGCGACCGCGCCTGCCTGCGCGCGCTCTTCCCGGCCCTGCAAGACCACGAGCCGGTGCTCATCCACGTCTCCAACTTCCGGCCGGTGAAGCGCATCGTCGACGTGGTCTCCATCTTCACGGAGGTCCACCGCCGCCGTCCCTGCCGGTTGGTGATGGTGGGAGACGGTCCAGAGCGCTCGCCCGCGGAGCGGATGCTGCGGGAGATGGGCCTGGAGGCCCGCGTCGCGTTCCTCGGCAAGCAGGACCGCTTCGAGGAGCTGCTCGCCGCCTCCGACGTCTTCCTGCTCCCCAGCGAGCAGGAGAGCTTCGGGCTCGCCGCGCTGGAGGCGCTGAGCTGCGGCATTCCCGTGGTGGCCAGCGACCTGGGCGGAATCCCAGAGCTTGTCACGCACGGAGAGACGGGCTTCCTGGCGCCGCTGGGGGATGTCCCCGCCATGGCCCGGCACGTGCTCACGCTGGTCGAGGACGTGGAGCGCTGGCGGGGCTTCTCACACCGCGCGCGGGCGCGGGTCCTGGAGCACTTCCAGATGGCCCCCGCCATCGACCGCTACGAGGCGCTCTACCGCCGGCTCCTCACGGAGCCCCTCGGTCGCTGA